The following proteins come from a genomic window of Cronobacter muytjensii ATCC 51329:
- the fadL gene encoding long-chain fatty acid transporter FadL: MSQKTLFTKSALAVAVAIVSSQAWSAGFQLNEFSSSGLGRAYSGEGAIADDAGNVSRNPALITMFDRPTFSGGAIFVDPDVNVSGRSLTGRSLDADNIAPTAWVPNLHFVAPINEQFGWGASVTSNYGLATEYNDSYAAGSVGGKTDLETLNLNLSGAYRLDNHWSFGLGFDAVYARAKIERNAGDLGQLVAGQLSQSPGFTSPGPQGDALRQIAGYANSLSSDTQIAHLKGDEWGFGWNAGILYELDKDNRYSLTYRSEVKIDFDGDYKSSLNPAFNAFLASQQLPLGTGGRTTGGSLTLNLPEMWEISGYNRVAPQWAVHYSLTYTSWSQFQELKATNSNGDTLFKKEEKFKDAYRIALGTTYYMDDNWTFRTGIAFDDSPVPAQQRSISIPDQDRLWLSAGTTYAFNEDASVDAGVSYMHGQHVEFTEGPYTFKSEGKAWLYGVNFNYKF, translated from the coding sequence ATGAGCCAGAAAACCCTGTTTACCAAATCTGCTTTGGCAGTCGCAGTGGCAATCGTCTCTTCTCAGGCCTGGTCTGCAGGTTTCCAGTTAAACGAATTCTCTTCCTCTGGTCTGGGCCGCGCCTACTCCGGGGAAGGCGCTATTGCGGATGACGCGGGCAACGTCAGCCGTAACCCGGCGCTGATTACCATGTTTGACCGTCCGACCTTCTCCGGCGGGGCGATTTTCGTCGACCCGGATGTGAATGTGTCTGGCCGCTCCCTTACTGGCCGCAGCCTGGACGCGGATAACATCGCGCCGACCGCCTGGGTGCCGAACCTGCACTTTGTGGCGCCGATTAACGAGCAGTTTGGCTGGGGCGCATCCGTAACCTCCAACTACGGCCTCGCGACCGAATATAACGACAGTTATGCGGCAGGCTCTGTGGGCGGTAAAACTGACCTCGAAACGCTGAACCTGAACCTGAGCGGCGCGTATCGTCTCGATAATCACTGGAGCTTCGGCCTGGGCTTCGACGCCGTCTATGCGCGCGCGAAAATCGAACGTAACGCGGGCGATCTTGGTCAACTGGTTGCCGGGCAACTGAGTCAGTCACCAGGCTTTACCAGCCCAGGCCCACAAGGTGACGCGCTGCGCCAGATTGCGGGTTACGCTAACTCACTGAGCAGCGACACTCAGATTGCGCACCTGAAAGGCGACGAATGGGGCTTTGGCTGGAACGCGGGTATCCTGTATGAACTGGACAAAGATAACCGCTACTCACTGACCTACCGCTCTGAAGTAAAAATCGACTTTGACGGCGACTATAAAAGCAGTCTGAATCCGGCATTTAACGCCTTCCTGGCAAGCCAGCAGCTCCCGCTTGGCACAGGCGGCCGCACCACGGGCGGCTCTCTGACCCTGAATCTGCCTGAAATGTGGGAAATCTCCGGTTATAACCGCGTTGCGCCGCAGTGGGCCGTGCACTATAGCCTGACCTACACCAGCTGGAGCCAGTTCCAGGAGCTGAAAGCCACCAACAGCAACGGCGACACCCTGTTCAAGAAAGAAGAGAAGTTTAAAGACGCGTACCGCATCGCGCTCGGCACCACCTATTATATGGACGACAACTGGACCTTCCGTACCGGTATCGCCTTTGATGACAGCCCGGTGCCCGCGCAGCAACGCTCCATCTCTATTCCGGACCAGGACCGTCTCTGGCTGAGCGCCGGTACGACCTACGCCTTCAATGAAGACGCCTCTGTGGATGCCGGTGTGTCTTATATGCACGGTCAGCACGTGGAATTCACCGAAGGCCCGTACACTTTCAAATCTGAAGGTAAAGCCTGGCTGTACGGTGTGAACTTCAACTATAAGTTCTGA
- a CDS encoding YfcZ/YiiS family protein — protein sequence MSKCSADETPVCCCIDVGTIIDNTYCVASYSRVFTSRAEAEETLAALTARAREVESEPCQINPRFTQEADGVRLDIDFVFACQAETVIFQLSLR from the coding sequence ATGTCCAAATGCAGTGCTGATGAAACCCCGGTTTGCTGCTGTATTGATGTCGGCACCATTATTGATAATACCTACTGCGTCGCGTCCTATAGCCGCGTCTTTACGAGCCGCGCCGAGGCCGAAGAAACCCTCGCGGCATTAACGGCCAGAGCGCGTGAAGTCGAGTCCGAACCGTGCCAAATCAACCCGCGTTTTACGCAAGAGGCCGACGGCGTACGCCTTGATATCGATTTTGTTTTCGCCTGCCAGGCAGAAACCGTTATTTTCCAGTTAAGTCTGCGTTAA